From Panicum hallii strain FIL2 chromosome 2, PHallii_v3.1, whole genome shotgun sequence, a single genomic window includes:
- the LOC112882894 gene encoding beta-hexosaminidase 2, with translation MATLLLRLLLLLAMLLTRAAADASFPINVWPKPVSMSWAEPYTAVPVSPSFHIVAPSGNPYLASAAERYAKLMVTERYRPVVGPAVTININAGTALAKLTVAVSDLAAPLQHGVDESYTLEILPGGGAATVTAVTAWGAMRGLETFSQLAWRAGHGRGRDLLLVASGVRVEDRPLYPHRGLMLDTGRTYFPVSDILRTIDVMAANKMNVFHWHITDSQSFPIELPSEPQLAEKGAYGEDMRYTVKDVKRIVEFAMSRGVRVVPEIDSPGHTASWAGAYPEAVSCAGQFWLPGGDWDDRLAAEPGAGQLNPLAPKTYEVITNVVNDLTSLFPDGFYHAGADEVTPGCWHADPTIQADLDRGATLSQLLERYVSAVHPLVVSRNRTAVYWEDVLLDAAVNVSASAIPPATTILQTWNNGPNNTKLIVQAGYRAIVSSASFYYLDCGHGDFVGNNSIYDDPNSDFDTKGGSWCGPYKTWQRVYDYDIAYGLTADEARLVIGGEVAMWTEQVDATVLDGRVWPRASAMAEALWSGNRDAAGRKRYAEATDRLTDWRNRMVGRGVRAEPIQPLWCRTRPGMCNAVQ, from the exons GACGCTTCTCCTTCGGCTGCTGCTCTTGCTCGCGATGCTCCtgacgcgcgcggccgcggacgCGTCGTTCCCGATCAATGTCTGGCCCAAGCCGGTGTCCATGTCGTGGGCGGAGCCGTACACGGCCGTGCCGGTGTCGCCGTCGTTCCACATCGTCGCGCCGTCCGGGAACCCGTACCTCGCCTCGGCCGCGGAGCGCTACGCCAAGCTGATGGTCACGGAGCGGTACCGGCCCGTCGTCGGGCCGGCGGTCACCATCAACATCAACGCCGGGACGGCGCTGGCGAAGCTGACCGTGGCCGTGTCCGACCTCGCCGCCCCGCTGCAGCACGGCGTGGACGAGTCCTACACGCTGGAGATCCTCcccggaggcggcgcggccacggTGACCGCGGTCACCGCGTGGGGCGCCATGCGCGGGCTCGAGACGTTCTCGCAGCTGGCGTGGCGGGCCGGCCACGGCCGTGGCCGGGACCTGCTTCTGGTGGCCTCCGGCGTGCGTGTTGAGGACCGCCCCCTGTACCCTCACCGTGGGCTGATGCTCGACACCGGGAGGACCTACTTCCCCGTGTCCGACATCCTGCGGACCATCGACGTCATGGCGGCCAACAAGATGAACGTGTTCCACTGGCACATCACGGACTCGCAGTCGTTCCCCATCGAGCTTCCCTCCGAGCCGCAGCTCGCCGAGAAGGGCGCCTACGGCGAGGATATGAGGTACACCGTCAAGGACGTCAAGCGCATCGTCGAGTTCGCCATGAGCCGCGGCGTCCGCGTCGTGCCGGAGATAGACTCGCCGG GCCACACGGCGTCGTGGGCCGGCGCGTACCCGGAGGCCGTGTCCTGCGCGGGCCAGTTCTGGCTGCCCGGCGGCGACTGGGACGACCGTCTCGCGGCGGAGCCCGGCGCCGGCCAGCTCAACCCGCTGGCGCCCAAGACATACGAGGTCATCACCAACGTCGTCAACGACCTGACCTCCCTCTTCCCGGACGGCTTCTACCACGCCGGCGCCGACGAGGTCACCCCGGGCTGCTGGCACGCGGACCCCACGATCCAGGCCGACCTGGACCGCGGCGCCACGCTGAGCCAGCTCCTGGAGCGCTACGTCAGCGCGGTGCACCCGCTGGTGGTGTCCAGGAACCGCACGGCCGTGTACTGGGAGGACGTGCTGCTGGACGCGGCCGTGAACGTGAGCGCGTCGGCGATCCCGCCGGCGACGACCATCCTGCAGACGTGGAACAACGGGCCCAACAACACGAAGCTCATCGTGCAGGCCGGGTACCGCGCCATCGTCTCGTCCGCGTCCTTCTACTACCTCGACTGCGGCCACGGCGACTTCGTCGGCAACAACAGCATCTACGACGACCCCAACAGCGACTTCGACACCAAAGGCGGGTCCTGGTGCGGGCCCTACAAGACGTGGCAGCGGGTGTACGACTACGACATCGCGTACGGGCTCACCGCCGACGAGGCCCGGCTGGTcatcggcggcgaggtggccATGTGGACGGAGCAGGTGGACGCGACGGTGCTGGACGGGCGGGTCTGGCCGAGGGCCTCGGCCATGGCGGAGGCGCTCTGGTCCGGCAACCGCGACGCGGCCGGCAGGAAGAGGTACGCCGAGGCGACCGACCGGCTCACCGACTGGCGCAACCGCATGGTGGGGAGAGGGGTCCGGGCCGAGCCCATCCAGCCGCTCTGGTGCCGGACACGCCCCGGGATGTGCAACGCCGTCCAGTAA